One genomic segment of Cellulophaga sp. HaHaR_3_176 includes these proteins:
- a CDS encoding GNAT family N-acetyltransferase has product MITEIPILENDIVRLTALTIANYKELIAIASQKKLVQYSPTDIETPASLKAYVETAIQQFDAKTSIPFIVFDKRLQTYAGVTRFMNIDWKNKVMHIGSTWIGREFQGNGLNTQMKHLMLNYAFNELVFEKIEFRIDERNIQSRKAVEKLGCTLEGVLRQNVYLLDGFKRNTCCYGLLKDEWSLK; this is encoded by the coding sequence ATGATTACAGAAATTCCTATTCTTGAAAATGATATTGTTCGTTTAACAGCACTAACTATAGCTAATTATAAAGAACTTATCGCTATAGCATCACAAAAAAAACTAGTACAATACTCGCCTACCGATATTGAAACACCTGCCTCTTTAAAAGCATATGTGGAAACCGCTATACAACAGTTTGATGCTAAGACTAGTATTCCTTTTATTGTTTTTGATAAAAGATTACAAACGTATGCGGGTGTCACTCGGTTTATGAATATAGATTGGAAAAACAAAGTAATGCACATTGGCTCTACGTGGATAGGAAGAGAGTTTCAAGGTAATGGCCTTAATACGCAAATGAAGCATTTAATGCTCAATTATGCTTTTAATGAATTAGTCTTTGAAAAAATTGAATTTAGGATAGATGAACGTAACATACAATCAAGAAAAGCTGTAGAAAAATTAGGTTGTACTCTTGAGGGTGTTTTAAGACAAAATGTATATTTACTAGATGGTTTTAAGAGAAATACTTGTTGTTATGGTCTTTTAAAAGATGAATGGAGTCTTAAATAA
- a CDS encoding alpha/beta hydrolase, translating to MNTTEKKVTYQTTNTYETLNAYTEKTKNIWLVFHGIGYLSRFFLKYFKELNTDENYIIAPQAPSKYYLNNKYVHVGASWLTKENTPLENENLITYIDRVLDAEQLPKNCNLIIFGFSQGVSIATRYVAHKQLKCKQLVLYAGGIPNELKHSDFNFLEQNNTSVKVIIGDQDEYLNDERMKTETEKIKTLFNSKAEVITFEGGHVVKKEIINQLV from the coding sequence ATGAATACTACTGAAAAGAAAGTAACTTATCAAACTACAAATACTTACGAGACTTTAAACGCTTATACTGAAAAAACAAAAAATATTTGGCTTGTTTTTCATGGTATTGGCTACTTAAGTCGTTTTTTCTTAAAGTATTTTAAAGAATTAAATACTGATGAAAATTATATTATTGCTCCTCAAGCCCCTTCTAAATACTATTTAAACAACAAGTATGTACATGTTGGTGCTAGCTGGTTGACTAAAGAAAATACCCCTTTAGAAAATGAAAACCTCATCACATATATTGATAGAGTTTTAGATGCTGAACAACTACCTAAAAATTGTAATCTTATTATTTTTGGTTTTTCGCAAGGTGTATCTATAGCTACTCGGTATGTAGCACACAAACAACTAAAATGTAAACAATTGGTATTATATGCTGGAGGAATACCGAATGAGCTAAAACATAGCGACTTTAATTTTTTAGAACAAAACAATACCTCTGTAAAAGTAATTATTGGTGATCAAGATGAGTATTTAAATGACGAACGCATGAAAACAGAAACCGAAAAAATTAAAACTCTTTTTAATTCTAAAGCCGAAGTAATTACTTTTGAAGGCGGCCATGTTGTTAAAAAAGAAATCATCAATCAACTTGTTTAA
- a CDS encoding chorismate-binding protein: MFTDLIQKAENSLETAKPFVLYRKPKEIKVIGVFQNSDALHFIKDYSESGFVFAPFNAEQETILTLIDDRVEAIFESESKSNNQNRIVTANTDKELHINLIKRGIKSIENNEFQKVVLSRKIDVETQKTAVELFKDLLSTYSNAFCYLWYHPKVGTWLGATPEILLQIERKQLKTMSLAGTQKYTGDDTPVWGNKELKEQELVTQYIVEALADEVEGLKISETESVRAGNLLHLRTSVSGKLKNAVIKNVIHALHPTPAVCGLPKNTTKAFILEHENYDRAYYTGFLGELNFKEESLRSNNRKNRENQVYKAIKNTNALYVNLRCMQLKNTAASIYVGGGITKESDPIKEWEETVAKSDTMLKVLSS; this comes from the coding sequence ATGTTCACTGATTTAATACAAAAAGCAGAAAATAGCTTAGAGACTGCTAAGCCATTTGTACTATACCGAAAACCAAAAGAAATAAAGGTAATTGGTGTATTTCAAAATAGCGATGCCTTACATTTTATAAAAGACTATTCAGAGAGTGGTTTTGTATTTGCTCCGTTTAATGCAGAACAAGAAACGATATTAACACTTATAGATGATAGAGTAGAAGCTATTTTTGAATCAGAATCTAAATCAAACAATCAAAACAGAATAGTAACAGCTAATACTGATAAGGAACTTCATATCAACCTTATTAAAAGAGGGATTAAAAGCATAGAAAATAATGAGTTTCAAAAAGTAGTTTTATCGAGAAAGATAGATGTTGAGACACAAAAAACTGCTGTTGAACTGTTTAAAGATTTATTGTCAACCTATTCAAATGCATTTTGTTATTTATGGTATCACCCTAAAGTAGGTACTTGGTTAGGTGCAACTCCTGAAATATTATTGCAAATAGAGCGTAAGCAACTAAAAACAATGTCGCTTGCAGGTACTCAAAAATATACAGGAGATGATACTCCTGTATGGGGGAATAAAGAATTAAAAGAGCAAGAATTAGTAACACAGTATATTGTAGAGGCTTTAGCAGATGAAGTAGAGGGTTTAAAAATATCAGAAACAGAATCAGTTAGGGCAGGTAATTTATTGCATTTACGAACTTCAGTTTCGGGTAAATTAAAAAATGCTGTTATTAAGAATGTGATTCATGCACTACACCCAACACCAGCGGTTTGTGGTTTGCCGAAGAATACGACTAAAGCTTTTATTTTAGAGCATGAGAATTACGACAGAGCATATTATACAGGTTTTTTGGGTGAGCTAAATTTTAAAGAGGAAAGCCTACGATCTAACAATCGAAAAAATAGAGAAAACCAAGTATATAAAGCGATTAAGAATACCAATGCTTTATATGTAAATTTAAGATGTATGCAGTTAAAAAATACTGCAGCATCAATTTACGTAGGTGGCGGAATAACAAAAGAGTCAGATCCAATTAAAGAATGGGAAGAGACTGTTGCAAAAAGTGATACAATGCTTAAAGTTTTAAGCTCATAA
- a CDS encoding PaaI family thioesterase yields MDDFKEKILTICNETCKGTLMETLDITYVDVGENYLVGKMPVTSKVYQPDGVLHGGAMVALAESVGSAASFIFLNAQEVTVRGIEISANHVKSISDGFVYAKAIILHKGRTTQLWDIKITDANDNLISICKLTTIALPKK; encoded by the coding sequence ATGGACGATTTTAAAGAGAAGATTCTAACTATTTGTAACGAAACCTGTAAGGGTACGTTAATGGAGACTTTAGATATTACATATGTAGACGTAGGAGAAAATTATCTAGTAGGTAAAATGCCTGTTACATCAAAAGTTTATCAACCAGACGGTGTTTTACATGGTGGGGCAATGGTTGCTTTAGCCGAAAGTGTAGGGAGTGCAGCATCATTTATTTTTTTAAATGCACAAGAAGTTACGGTTCGTGGTATTGAAATATCGGCAAACCATGTAAAGAGTATTAGTGATGGTTTTGTATATGCAAAAGCTATTATATTGCATAAAGGAAGAACTACACAACTTTGGGATATTAAAATTACAGATGCAAATGATAATTTGATATCAATCTGTAAACTGACAACTATAGCATTACCTAAAAAGTAA